The Chrysemys picta bellii isolate R12L10 chromosome 12, ASM1138683v2, whole genome shotgun sequence genome has a segment encoding these proteins:
- the LOC103306882 gene encoding olfactory receptor 10A7-like produces the protein MVDAEQGNQTSLTEFILLGFGTVPKLQILLFLLFLVIYIVTMAGNILIVVLVVADQHLHTPMYFFLGNLSCLETCYTSTVLPRMLASLLTGEKTISIGGCITQCYFVGFFAATECYLLAAMSYDRYLAICKPLHYATLMNGSFCLQLAAGSWISGLLASSIVTGMMLQLPFSGPNEIDHFFCEFTQIINLYRNDIYQVELLITILSALFTLPPFALTGTSYLCIISTIMRIPSTTGRQKAFSTCSSHLIVVTIFYGTLIIVYLLPNTNTLRDLNKVFSVFYTILTPMANPFIYSLRNKEVKEALRKKCQ, from the coding sequence ATGGTAGACGCAGAACAGGGAAATCAAACCTCCCTCACAgagttcatcctcctgggatttgggACTGTCCCAAAACTGCAGATCCTTCTCTTTCTGCTGTTCCTTGTGATTTACATTGTGACCATGGCCGGGAACATCCTCATTGTTGtgctagttgtggctgatcagcaccttcacacccccatgtacttcttcctggggaacttgtcctgcttggaaacctgctacacctccaccgtcctgcccaggatgctggccagtctcctgactggggaaaAGACCATTTCTATTGGTGGCTGCATCACACAATGTTACTTTGTTGGCTTCTTTGCAGCCACCGAGTGTTATCTCCTGGCAgcaatgtcttatgatcggtaccTAGCGATATGCAAACCACTGCATTATGCAACCCTTATGAATGGCAGTTTCTGCCTCCAGCTAGCAGCTGGGTCTTGGATAAGTGGGTTACTGGCTAGTTCCATAGTAACTGGTATGATGTTACAATTACCTTTCAGTGGCCCCAATGAAATTGatcatttcttctgtgaattTACACAAATAATAAATCTCTACCGCAATGACATCTACCAGGTGGAGCTTTTAATTACCATTCTGTCTGCTTTATTCACCCTGCCCCCATTTGCTTTAACTGGGACATCCTACCTGTGTATCATCTCCACCATCATGcgaatcccttccaccaccgggAGGCAAAAGGCATTTtctacctgctcctctcacctcattgtggtgacaattttctatgggaCCCTGATCATTGTGTATTTGCTACCAAACACCAACACACTCAGAGACCTCAACAAAGTGTTCTCTGTCTTCTACACAATTCTGACTCCTATGGCCAATCCCTTCatatacagcctgagaaacaaagaggtgaaAGAGGCCCTGAGAAAAAAATGCCAGTAA
- the LOC103306881 gene encoding olfactory receptor 5A1-like → MENQTTVMEFILLGLSSDPQMQIFLFLVFLVTYLITLGANIVIMVVIRADSHLHTPMYFFLFHLSFVDICYSSVTVPNALKNFLTTHKTISVNGCIAQMFFILLSAAAEVFILSAMAYDRYAAICDPLHYMERMSKGICVQLVSGAWTIGFFHALLNTVFTSKLHFCGPNQISHFSCELPPLLQRSCIDTFTNQVVLLTSVVIFGSSSFLLTLISYIYIISTILRIWSAEGRRKAFSTCSSHLIVVGLWYLTAFFQYTKPSSVSSVVLDEIFSIQYSILTPMLNPIIYSLKNKEVKIALGKTLGKLKFFK, encoded by the coding sequence ATGGAAAATCAAACCACAGTGATGGAATTTATTCTCCTGGGACTTTCCAGTGACCCACAGATGCAGATTTTCCTCTTCTTGGTGTTTTTAGTTACTTATCTAATCACTCTGGGTGCTAATATAGTGATCATGGTGGTGATAAGGGCTGATTCTCACCTTCACACCCCTATGTACTTCTTTCTCTTCCATTTATCCTTTGTTGATATCTGCTATTCCTCAGTCACGGTGCCTAACGCACTAAAGAACTTCCTAACAACACACAAAACTATTTCTGTCAATGGCTGCATTGCTCAGatgttcttcatcctcctctcagctgctgctgaagtttTCATTCTCTCAGCCATGGCTTATGACCGCTATGCTGCCATCTGTGACCCATTGCATTAcatggagagaatgagcaaagggATCTGTGTTCAGCTGGTGAGTGGGGCATGGACAATAGGCTTCTTCCATGCCCTGCTTAACACTGTTTTTACCTCCAAGTTGCATTTCTGTGGGCCCAATCAAATCAGCCAtttcagctgtgagctccctccTCTATTACAACGATCCTGCATTGACACCTTCACCAATCAAGTGGTGCTTCTTACTTCTGTTGTAATATTTGGGTCAAGCTCCTTCCTCCTTACGCTGATCTCCTACATTTACATCATCTCCACCATTCTGAGGATATGGTCTGCGGAGGGCAGgcgtaaagccttctccacctgcagctcccaccttaTTGTGGTTGGTTTATGGTACCTGACAGCCTTTTTCCAGTACACAAAACCCAGCTCAGTCTCCTCTGTGGTTCTGGATGAAATATTCTCCATTCAGTACAGCATCTTGACCCCCAtgttaaaccccatcatctacagcctgaaAAACAAGGAGGTGAAAATAGCACTAGGGAAAACATTGGGGAAATTGAAGTTTTTCAAGTAG